CCTCCCCTACACCCCTGCAACCAAAGGTCTGGGATGGATTGCTCGAGATTATTTGTGGTGCAAGGTTTGCAGAGTTTGGTGTTTGGCATATGTAGTGCCTTGAATATAATATTTTAGCCCAGGATTGCTTATAACCAGCTCAAGATGCTTCTTTAAGGCTCAAGCTAGAAGAAGATGAATCACTGAGCTATGAACCAAATTGAGCAGCATCCTTCTCACTGGGGACTAGGAATGTTTGATAGCTGAGCAATGGTTTACTGTGGGGAATTATGAAGCCAGAATAACAAAGTGAAACATTAACACCTGCATGTAATACCAGTTAATGTATTCAGTCTCTGATACTTATCCTAGTATTATATGAAGTACTGCACCTTAACAACTTGCAATGGTCTACAATGTATATGTGTAAGTTTGAATTCTTATCCATTTTTCCTATCACAGTTCATAAATGGAGAACCTGCTTACGAAGCATGTTGCCGAACTAATGTTGGTGGATACCATGTTACCGATTATCTGAAGCAGCTTCTTTCACTTAAATATCCCCATCACATGTAAGCTTGAGAATGCCGATCCCTCTGCAAATGCAATTGAAACTTttcttcatttgtttttttAGTCTTGATCGCTTATTTTTTTCAAACAGTTCTAAGCTCACATGGGAAAAAGTTGAAGACCTTAAGATGGAACACTGTTACATTGCACCAGATTATACATCAGAAGTCCGAATATTTCAGGTAGTGTAGTTTGGTCTTTTTGACTTGTCTGCAACTACTCTGCTTTGCTTCTGCAATCATCTAAGCAATTCTTGTAACAGAAAGGGGCTAAAGAAGCTGAAGAAAAGACCAGGTGCTGGCAGCTTCCTTGGACTCCTGCACCAGCGGAAGAACAACCTTCAGAAGAAGAGTTAGCTAGAAAGGCAGCTCTAAAGGAGAGACAGGGTCAAAGACTAAGGGAGATGGCTGAAGCAAAGAGGTCCTCTCGAATTAATGAGCTTGAAAATGACATTAGAGGTTTGGAATTCCTCTTAAAGCAGCTCAAGCAGGTTGAAGAGAATAATGTTCCTGCATTTCTCAGAGAGACTGGCTATGCCTCTAAACAGGAAATAGAATCTAATCTGGCAAAGGCAATACAATCTTTACGCAAAGCAAAGGGTGAACAAGTTGAAACTGAGGAGAAGATGGACGCTTCCATGGCTGACAAGTATAATCTTGTCAATGTGCCTGATGATGTGCTGACACCGGAGCAGGTGTGTGTTCCGATTCCATGTGTTCTGATTCCATGTGTTCTAACAGATCTTTGTTTTATAGTTTCTGTTGATTTTGGTATTTTCTACTGCACAGCAATTCCTAGTTAAATAAGATACAAGACCAGTGAATGGCTGCTAAATTGGAACCACAGTATGGTTTTCATATTCTGTTCGTAACtttcagaaatttaaattttgcactCTTGTTTCCATGGCAGcttaaagaaaaaaggaagcaGTTGTTTCTCAAATCCACAACTGAGGCCAGGCAACGAGCTAAACAGAAGCGGATTGAAGAGGAATTAGaaagagaaaagcaaatgaaaatgGAGGAGGAAAAGCGCTTGTATGTTTTTGATTCGCAATCTTAACTTGTCTAATCATTGCTTGATGATAGTGTAGATATGTAGTCTCTTTTACGTtgtattattattacattatgCTTTGCTTCTGAATGTAGAGAGAACCCAGAACGTTATTTGGAGGATTTACGTGCTAAATACCGAGAGCTTTCTGAGAAAGTCGAGCAGCGAAAACGCTTGAAGACAAATGGCAACAACACAAATGGGAACCAAAATGGTTCTGGAGGTGTGGGCCGTGGTGAAAGATTGAATGCTGCTCAAAGAGAAAGGATGCGCCTCCTGACAACAGCTGCATTTGATCGAGGGAAGGGCGAGGACACTTTTGGTATCAAAGATGAAGATTGGCAACTTTACAAGCTAATGAGTAGAGataatgatgatgaagaagatgagaaGTCAAATGAGGATGAAGCAGACCTTGCTCGCGTCTCTTCAAGACTGCGGGTTTGTGATTTTTTTAGATCTCACGTCCTTGGTGTGTTCTTACAGATATTTCTTTTAgcaatttcatccatttttgCCTGTCATATTTGTACAGGAAATAGATCCGACATTTTTTCCCAAATCAGAGTCAGGATCCTCGACTGCGGAGCCGCCACGATTTCGTCCTCTAACTAAGGAAGACTTCCAGCTCATTCTAGGAGTAGAAAGATTCCGGTGCCCTGAGGTTCTGTTCCAGCCCAACTTAATTGGGATAGATCAGTCAGGGTTGGATGAGATGGCTGGGGTATCAATAAGAAGGTTGCCGTGTAAGAACCAAGGGTTGGAAGAGAGAATAACAAAATCAATCCTTATGACTGGTGGGAGCTGTCAATACCCGGGAATGGCTGGGCGCTTGGAAGCTGGGATTAGGATGATTAGGCCATGTGGAACACCTATAACAGTTGTCAGAGCATCAGATCCAAGTCTTGATGCATGGCGTGGAGCTTCTGTTTATGCTGCTGCCATGCAATTCCCCAATCAGACATTTAGTAGGACGGATTACTATGAAAAGGGCGAAGATTGGTTGCGGAGATATCAATTCAACTACACACTTTGATTGTTGTAGATGAACTTTATATATTGTTAGGGGCTTCCTTGGCTTGGTGCTATTGAGAAGTGCTCATAACTTGGGAATTTGCTATTTTACACCATTCATCTATATTTATGGGTATAGACTGATGCATCTGAATTCTCCGAGCTGTCCGGCTCTGCTCATTGATGAACTAGTAGGGAACTTTTGTAGTTGTCCCGGATATAACATGCGAAGTACTTCCGTAGCCTCGTGATTAATCTGCGAGGTTCTGCCTCCCTCTTGCACTTGTGTTCCAGAAGTTTACAAGCTGCCAAACCGGTAAATTCAGGAAATAAGGgaaaaaaaggccaaaaaatgTGGCAGTTGTACGCACATACAGTTCAATCCCTACTGCTGAAAACTAAAGCGATACCGCGCACCGATTTCTTGCTTCTGTCGGTAGAGTTGCCTTTGTCTGAAGTTCCTTGATTAACCTCTTACTTTGATCGATGGTTGAAGCCACTTTTTTTAGAGCTAATTTATTATTAACTTTACAGTGCTATTTTGATAGATCGTTGAAGTCACATTGTTTagagttaattttatatacactaacaATATATATTGTATCATGATTGGATGTGTATCACATTTAAACATTGAATTGCTAGTTAGATGCATGCCACGTTCAAAAGTctattttcatcaaaattatttttcctttcaaatccACTTTAAAGAAACAAGACCTTGataatctatatctatataaatttgagaagggatTTTTAGGAACAAGCCTCCACAAGCCTTCCCACTCTCAACTCTATTTTCCtagcatttcacatttatctTATTTCATAAAAAATATCATGAGCACATTACATCCCCACGTTTCCCTCAAATAAGGAGTTAACTTCAACTAACACTCCCACGTTccttcaaataaaaatttaacttCCACTTACATTAAAACTGTTTCCATTTACCCGTGCGTCAGATCTATATCTATCTTAACTCCCACTATCTCACTCCCACTATCCCACTATCTTAActcatatttttgtatttattttaatacataaaaaagtAGTGAGTTATTACCCACCTTATCACCAATCAATATTCCCACTATCCCACTATCACCTTATCACCAATCAATATTCTCACTATCTCACTCCCACTATCCCACTATCTTAATTCATCCTACAATTACTCCTCCCTCTcagtttcttatttgttttaggttctctattgattttgtaaatgtattgattttgtttcttttgtgagcAGTAGTGGAAGATATTATGTGCGGAGACTCTAGCAGAAATCAACCTTCTTGCGGCCGACTTAATTTTCCAAGTCAGTCCCCTCTGCCTTTTAAGTATGttttgcttttcctttattttttgtcATGAATGATATTGCATTGATTTTCTGATCATCCattatttctgaaaattttttacaaaatcttaTGAATGGTTGTTTGCTTATTGTTACACTGTAAAGTAAAGATAAAAAGGTATTGCTTGCTTTATATAATTGCGGATGGTATAGGTTCATGATTGAGGGTTCTACTATTTCTAACATAAATtgtatattataaaaatttatttgtttgtattactgaaattttttaattattttttattgcacatttatcacataaaaTAGGTGTTACGatagttattttcataattttattccaaaaatgatcgtgcatgaaataaaaaaaaagattttttgataattaaaaaaaaataattaaaaatagttTATAATTGGAGAAAAATAATTCAGATACTACTAATAACTAAGGCACTATACGCCCATTATTaaaattggattaatttttaatttcgtCAGAAATCCTTTTGGCAAAATTGCATTAtagcctttcttttctttatcaaCAATGACAATTACAACTACGTAATTCATCTATCTAACAACAGCACAATTCAACTCATGGAATAAATAGTTCATTGCTTAAAGTACTTAAATGAAAGGTTAGAGTCAAGTCCTACTTAACACCTGCAAgtaatctatatctatataaatttgagaaggaaTTTTTAGCAACAAGCATTCACAAACCTTCCCACTCTCAACtctatttttctagcattttgcatttaatttatttcgTAAAAAAAATCATGGGTACGTTACACCCCCACGTTTCTCTCAAACAAGAAATTAACTCCAACTAACACTCCCACGTTTTTCTCAGACAAGAAGTTAACTCCCACTAACACTCCTTACATACCTTACTCCAACTAACACTCCTCACCCACCTTCCTactacatatagatatagattttcGCAGATCATCTCCATGAAGGTAAGGTATactggtttcaaaatatatatgtaattccGGCATATCTTAAATATCGGCTTGCACCACATTAGTACCAATTATCATTTGGAAACGATACGAATATAGtgaatatctatatctatatgtattcagGAAGGGATTTTTAGCAGAAACCCTCTCCATGCCTTCTAAACTTGTCAtacttttttctagatttttgtatttattttaataaataaaaaagtagtgggttataacccaccttatcaccaatcaatattcccactatcccactatcaccttatcaccaatcaatattcccactatctcactcccactatcccactatcttaactcatatttttgtatttattttaatacataaaaaagtagtgggttataacccaccttatcaccaatcaatattcccactatcccactatcaccttatcaccaatcaatattcccactatcccactatcttaactcatcctacaatTACTCCTACAAATTCTTCTTTTACTGATCGACTTAATTAACTTATCGAGTTAATTCCCTCACCTTCTCTCTcagtttcttatttgttttgggttctctattgattttgtaaattgattttgtttcttttgtgagcAGTAGTGAAAGATATTATGTGCAGAGACTCCAACAAAAATCAACCTTCTTGCGGCCGGCTTAATTTTACAGGTCAATCCCCTCTGCCTTTTAAGTatgttttgcttttgctttgttttttgtCATGAATGATATTGCATTGATTTTCTGATCATACATtatttctgaaaaatttttacaaaatcttATGAACGGTTGTTTGCTTATTGTTACACTGTAaatcaaagataaaaaggtattGCTTGCTTATATAATTGCGGATGGTATAGGTTCATGATTGAGGGTTCTACTATTTCTAACATAAATtgtatattataaaaatttatttgtttgtattactgaaattttttaattattttttattgcacatttatcacataaaaTAGGTGTTACGatagttattttcataattttattccaaaaataatggtgcatgaaataaaaaaaagattttttgataattaaaaaaaataattaaaaatggtTTATAATTGGAGAAAAACAATTCAGATACTACTAATAACTAAGGCACTATACGCCCATTATTaaaattggattaatttttaatttcgtCAGAAATCCTTTTGGCAAAATTGCATTCtagcctttcttttctttatcaaCAATGACAATTACAATTACGTGATTCATCTATCTAGCAACAGCACAATTCAACTCATGGAATAAATAGTTCATTACTTAAAGTACTTAAACGAAAGGTTAGAGCCAAGTCCTACTTAACACCTGCAAGTAATATATTacaattagaaaaaagaaaatgattcaaGAGGAGCAAAAAACTCACCAAGCCCCTGACATATGTGCAATCGTCAAGGCACTTTTGAGTATTTAAAACTGCATTCCTTAGTTCAGGTAACCACTTCTCTGTAATTGTTTTCATTTGATTACAATGCAATTCTATTAAATTCTATTGATGCTATTTCTATAttaattattgtattttttttgttaacagTTCTCATACAATGTATCACTATTTAcacataaaataaatacataaactaTTGATTTGccttttaatatatattttatttctagatcaaagaaatgaaaaatctaACTGTCCTCAAGATCGCCAGGCATCCACATCACCAATGATTTTGCGTGATCATGGTAAATATACAGTTTCTTATATCGTCATACTCATATTACATACACATTTTTTAGCTACACTATCTTGCTAAATCAACTATAGATACAATACAATACAATTGTATTACAATTGTTCGATTACAATACAGTTGTATTACATTCTATTGATGTTATTTATAGACAACTTAGCAATTTTATAGATTaacaatttattttattttatagatTACCAATTACTACatgtaccaaaatatttttatataggGATTACTTCATTAACTATGGGTGCTAATAACAATTCAATTGGTGcatatttttcatttgattacaaTACAATTGTATTAAATTCTATTGATGCTATTCTATATTaactattgtatttttttgttaacaatTCTCAtacaatgataaaaaaaattcttatacaACCGAAAAAAGACGGTTCTTGAATGATATATACATTctattatatttcaaactattgttaaacagatattatattttaatttgattggtaaaattttttcacctttatttgttcaccattttattttttccaataaTGTCAGCACCGTGCATAGCACGGGTATTCCCACTAGTATATTacaattagaaaaaagaaaatgattcaaGAGGAGCAAAAAACTCACCAAGCCCCTGACATATGTGCAATCGTCAAGGCACTTTTGAGCATTTAAAACTGCATTCCTTAGTTCAGGTAACCACTTCTCTGTAATTGTTTTCATTTGATTACAATGCAATTCTATTAAATTCTATTGATGCTATTTCTATAttaattattgtatttttttggttAACAATTCTCATACAATGTATCACTATTTAcacataaaataaatacataaactattgatttttaatttaatatatattttatttctagatcaaagaaatgaaaaatctaACTATTCTCAAGATCGCCAGGCATCCACATCACCAATGATTTTGCGTGATCATGGTAAATATACAGTTTCTTACATTATCATACTCATCTTACATACACATTTTTTGGCTGCACTATCTTGCTAAATCAACTATAGATACAATACAATACAATTGTATTACATTCTATTGATGCTATTTATAGACAACTTagcaatttattttattttatagatTACCAATTACTACatgtaccaaaatatttttatataggGATTACTTCATTAACTATGGGTGCTAATAACAATTCAATTGGTGCGtatttttcatttgattataaCACAATTGTATTAAATTCTATTGATGCTATTCTATATTaactattgtatttttttgttaacaattctcatacaattataaaaaaaattctcataCAACTGAAAAAAGATGGTTCTTGAATGATATATAAATTctattatatttcaaactattgttaaacagatattatattttaattttattggtaaaattttttcacctttatttgctcaccattttattttttttccaataatgTCAACACCGTGCATAGCACGGGTATTCCCACTAGTAATAATAATACGAGATGTCATAATCTCTTTATAAGGATAATAATTTTACGACAGATGAATGTAGTGATCTACAAATTTCATCTTGACGAACAAGATACAGTGAACTCCATGGCTGATCACCTAATCTCCCCGAATTTGCTCGTTCAGATTTATAGATTTTTTCCCCTCCATGAATGACTTCCTTGGTCCTTCCCAAAAGGGGTAAACTAAGAGCTGATATCTCCACTGAACTCTCCAGTAAAGAATAACAACATCAGCCCGGTCCACGAACGGCTACTTTTTCGCAAACCaacccaaaaaataaatcaGATAATCAAAGAGTTAAGGCTCCTCCGCCCATATGACGAAAAGTTCCACAAGGCTTCCCCGGCACAAATGACCGTTAGAACATGACCAATCTTCTTCAAATCCCTAAACGCCCTTTACCTTTCCTTGCACAGAAAAatacgaaaaaaaaaaacttcttaaAAAACTAACCGTTAAGCTCCCCTCCCACCAGCTCAGTCCACTCCATTTCCATTCCTACACTGCCCACCCTTCCCTGCTGACATTCTTTTCCTCCCGACTAAAACTCTTGAAAAAGCCCTCTCTTAAACTCTCTTCTCAAACAGAGAGGGCCTCTTTCAAATTATTCTTTAGAAGGTGAAAGAAAACAGCAGAAGTTACAGATCAACAAAGGGAAAAAGTTGAACTCAGAAACAGAAAAATGGATTCAActcaaagaagaaaaagtggGATTAACCTTCCAGCTACAATGTCTGAGACCTCTCTTCGGCTGGAGGCCTTCTCATCCGCCTCCCCGGCTCGATCAGTATCGAATTTGCCATCACCTATGACAATGTCACCAAGAACTATATCCAATCTTTCATCCCCTTCATCAAAATCTACGAGTTGCAGTGACAGGTTTATTCCTTGTAGATCATCATCGAGGTTGCACACGTTTGGGCTGATAGAGAAAGCGTCGCCAGtgaaggagggaggaggaggaggcaaTGAGGCTTATTCGAGGTTGCTGAAATCTGAGCTTTTTGGGActgattttggttgtttttcttctccTGCAGGTAAGGGGTCACCATTGAGTCCTAACAAGAATATGCTGCGGTTCAAGACTGAGGTTTCTGGGCCTAATTCTCCTTATTCGCCTTCTGTCCTGGGGCAGGACAGTGGGCTTTCCGCTGAGGTTTCAACCCCTCCTAAACCGCCTCGAAAGGTTCCCAAGACACCCCACAAGGTATACGACTTACTTTAGCCTTCAATTTTGATTGTTAAAAATTGTCAATTTTGCTGACCCCTAACAATACTAACATAAATACGTGAAAATCCAGCGATAAATTGACAAAAAAGGATTGAGAAACGTTAGCGTGGAATTTTTAGATTTTGTATGTATTAAGTAATTGGGGAAGTGAGCAAAAAGGGTGAAGCAAAGTGCATAGTGATTGTTAATCGACCATGTGATTGTTTGCCTAGATACCTGGGGGACCCTCCTTTAATCTACTCCTGAGCACCATTAGGCAAAATTGTACTAATTGATTATAGCGGCCTTTGGTTTGGTACAGAATTTCAATGCTTTTTCATGTTCATAATACTGTctggaaaaaaagaaattgcagcTTAGCAATAGTTTGATGGTCCAGAGAATTTTCTCTGCTTTGTTACGCCATTTTGGTTTGATGTCTTATGGAGGACTGCCCTTCTGGTGTCTGTAGTTAAgcgtttggtttatttaaagAAAAGCTTTTGCCCTTATTCATTGAACTTGAAGCAAAGAGTGATAGAGTATTATTCAATCATTAAGGCCTCTACGACTGCAGGTTCTTGATGCGCCAGCACTTCAAGATGACTTCTATCTGAACCTAGTTGATTGGTCATCTCAAAATGTCCTTGCAGTTGGCTTAGGAACTTGTGTCTATTTATGGAGTGCCTCAAACAGTAAGGTGAGTTGATGGTTAAAAGATCTTAATCTTCTTTGTTTCATCAGGGTGAAGTATGTTATTATAATTTGCTGCAAACAAGAAAGTATTTATCAAAAGCAGCAGTTACTGATTTTCCTCtcaactccatatttctattcccTTCTAAACCATTTTAGGTAACAAAGCTGTGCGACTTAGGACCTAATGATGGTGTCTGCTCAGTCCAATGGACCCGAGAGGGTTCCTACATTTCAATTGGCACAAATCTTGGTCAAGTTCAGGTAtaatgttttttctttcttttaacaTATTAGGGGAGGGGTAGTACATCGTGCGCACCTTTTGATGTCTCGGATATTATTTGAATTTGGAAGCGACTGAGCATAGTGCTATCCTCAGGTTTGGGATGGAACTCAGTGCAAAAGGGTCAGAACCCTGCCTGGGCATCAAACAAGAACTGGAGTCCTAGCGTGGAGTTCACGCATATTATCTTCAGGAAGCAGAGATCGGAACATACTACAACATGATCTCCGAGTACCGAATGATTTTATAAGCAAACTTTCTGGCCACAAGTCTGAGGTAACAGACAGCCATATTGTCATTTGCCTGTAGAAACTCAAATCTAACCAATGAGTACTTCAAGGGAATGTCAAGATAGCTAACATTTACTAATGTCCCCCGACTCAGGTATGTGGTCTTAAATGGTCTCATGATGATAGGGAACTCGCATCTGGAGGAAATGACAATCAGGTAGGCAAGCTGAATGTTCTCTTCACATTGACAGAATTAACTAAGCAATGCTGTAATACTCTTCTTTTATAAGTGACGTGCAGCTTTTGGTCTGGAATCAGCACTCCCAACAGCCAATTTTGAGACTCACAGAGCACACTGCTGCTGTAAAGGCGATTACCTGGTCTCCTCACCAGAGTGGGCTCCTCGCTTCTGGTGGAGGAACTGCTGATAGGTGCATTCGATTCTGGAATACTACCAATGGCAATCAATTAAATAGTGTGGATACAGGAAGCCAGGTTTgtggtaaaatttttttttaatagccaAGAGAATTCTTGATTGCTTAGAATGGTTACGCTACCACATTCTATGCAGCATATCTTGAATTTCCAGAGGGATTTTGTGAAGAGGGTTTATGCTTTTCTGATGCGTTCCGTTCCATACATACCTGTAGGTATGCAATCTAGCATGGAGTAAGAATGTGAATGAACTAGTCAGCACTCATGGGTATTCGCAGAATCAAATTATGGTATGGAAGTATCCATCAATGGCAAAGGTAGTAGACTTCCTGGGCCAATTTTGAACAATCAATATTCTTTGATTTTGAAGGAAACCACCCTGAATATGTTATCCAAGTTCCATAAATTGTTTTTCTGCATTGACTTCGACAGGTTGCAACTTTAACTGGCCACAGTTTGCGGGTGCTCTATCTTGCTTTATCACCTGATGGCCAGGTACTGCAGCATGAAACAGAAGGTCTTGTTGAGAATATATTTCTCTTATGCAAAGTAAACAAATGAATACCACAATCTTTTTTTCCCCACAGACAATCGTGACTGGAGCAGGTGACGAGACATTACGGTTCTGGAATGTGTTCCCATCTATGAAAACACCTGTAAGTGTACCATGTAGCCGTAGAATAGAATTTTATGATCAAGATATGCTATCATGCAAGAACTTCCTCTTATCATGCCTTTCCAAATAAGGCGCATGCATCTAACTAGTAATCTTTCAGGCACAGGTGAAGGATACGGGGCTTTGGTCTTTGGGAAGAACTCATATTCGGTGACAATTTAGAATAATTGTTCAGGGTGCAAGCTGCTGGGCAAAAGATTTTAGCAAGCTGTCCATATGTTACGCTTTTTCACCAACAGATTTATGATTGAAAAGTTTGGCAAGAAAAATGGAATTCTTCTGAAATTTTTTGAggctaacaattttttttttttttcaattcatacTATTAATTCGTCTGATCTTGcaattttgcaaaagaaaaatgtaaaagcATAGACCTAGAAGATACTATTAATGAACTGATTAGTCCGCATAATGAGCGGTACAAAATATGAGGGAGAATTTCTCCAGATAATAGATATTATCTATCGAACTAGCATACTTTGCCATCATCACATGGTCTGTAATATTTTAACAATCCCTAGGCACCTAACTAGTTTCCCAACTGGAAAAATGTTGCAATGCATTTGCCACATCAGCAACTAGAATTCCTATTTATATCTGAGttttatcatcatcatcatcatcatcatcaatcattCAGACGGGATGTTGGGGGTGGACATTTTCTGATACAATCCAGTATGCATGTTGGATGAATATTTCCGTCCCCGTTACATTTGTTAGCACACCCGGCGGCGCAGTCCTCATAGACGCCCTCCGTACCGATTTTTTCTCTAGGAATTGGCGGGTCTGCTATTGCCCCCGCCGCCACCACCATCCCAATTATCATCAGACCAAGAAAACTCGTCTTTCCCGCTTCCATTGGCTGCATTTCTGTCTTCGTAAGCTGCAAAAAGAACAGGACACATTTTCTAACATAACTCGGGAgacattttatacttgaaaacATTGAACAACTTGCTTGTAATTGAATGTCTTTTGCATGTAAATCGCTTGCTCCCACGACCGGATCCCTAGCAATTCAAACAGTGGCACAGCTGGGATCTAGGTTCAGGGATTAATTTTCGACGTCACGTCAAATGTAGTTACGATCAACATTTTACAATTTTCCCTTATgttaattaattatattttgaaGTCTAAATTGTGCTATAATATAGCGATAGTTTAGAAACGTAATAGCAGTCTCGAACTTCTAATTTTACATCATTATCTCTAATCTTAATTAGATCCAACGTTCTTTCAAAGTGTAAGAATTAagaattttttatattattgaACGGACAATATAGATAAGAAAAAGACTTGTCAAAATTTTAAAGGAGCAATGTCgacaagaaaaagaattttaaaaatttttgaatgtgAAAATAGGGAATAGCTTAAAAAATTTCCAGAGTTTCCgaactttgaaaaaaaaaaaaaaaactctgtcAAAGTTGAGAGGGTACACTGCCGATCCtcaattacaattttttttttaagaaaagaaatctcaCTTATCACGTGATGgtagaaaaaattaaataaataggaCACTTGGCATAAATATAAAAGTGGCACTGAATTGCCACTGGAAAAGTGGCACTGAGAATCCCGTGTGCCAAAATTCCACACATTATCAAGTGATGATGTAACCAACACCCCAAATGTTGCTGGCCACCACTAAGTCCTCAAGGTTTGGTGGGATGGAAGGTCAAGCATTCAACTCTTGACTCTCAACAATTGTCACAATATGTGATCTTTTTATGCATTCGTCTGATCCGACAGTGATTTAAATCTCCATCAATCCTTCGTAGACAAGCGACAATGCATTAAACTTG
This portion of the Coffea arabica cultivar ET-39 chromosome 2e, Coffea Arabica ET-39 HiFi, whole genome shotgun sequence genome encodes:
- the LOC113730469 gene encoding B-type cell cycle switch protein ccs52B — protein: MDSTQRRKSGINLPATMSETSLRLEAFSSASPARSVSNLPSPMTMSPRTISNLSSPSSKSTSCSDRFIPCRSSSRLHTFGLIEKASPVKEGGGGGNEAYSRLLKSELFGTDFGCFSSPAGKGSPLSPNKNMLRFKTEVSGPNSPYSPSVLGQDSGLSAEVSTPPKPPRKVPKTPHKVLDAPALQDDFYLNLVDWSSQNVLAVGLGTCVYLWSASNSKVTKLCDLGPNDGVCSVQWTREGSYISIGTNLGQVQVWDGTQCKRVRTLPGHQTRTGVLAWSSRILSSGSRDRNILQHDLRVPNDFISKLSGHKSEVCGLKWSHDDRELASGGNDNQLLVWNQHSQQPILRLTEHTAAVKAITWSPHQSGLLASGGGTADRCIRFWNTTNGNQLNSVDTGSQVCNLAWSKNVNELVSTHGYSQNQIMVWKYPSMAKVATLTGHSLRVLYLALSPDGQTIVTGAGDETLRFWNVFPSMKTPAQVKDTGLWSLGRTHIR